One genomic window of Camelina sativa cultivar DH55 chromosome 5, Cs, whole genome shotgun sequence includes the following:
- the LOC104786101 gene encoding protein TIFY 5B-like: protein MEMQTKCDLELRLSPSSYDSDFNTSVEESSSSEISQPKQESQMLTIFYNGHMCISSDLTNLEAKAILSLASRDVGSSLRSSNGSDPSPMITNNITTIHRQKASMKRSLRSFLQKRNVRIQATCPYHRSR, encoded by the exons ATGGAGATGCAAACAAAATGCGACTTGGAACTTCGCCTATCCCCGTCTTCTTATGATTCTGATTTCAATACCTC GGTGGAAGAATCAAGCAGCTCTGAAATTTCACAACCAAAGCAAGAATCACAGATGCTAACCATTTTCTACAACGGGCACATGTGTATTTCTTCAGATCTTACCAATCTTGAGGCTAAAGCGATACTGTCGCTAGCGAGTAGAGATGTGGGATCATCGTTGAGAAGTTCAAACGGTTCGGATCCTAGTCCGATGATCACAAACAATATCACCACAATTCATCGTCAAAAGGCCTCTATGAAGAGATCACTTCGGAGTTTTCTTCAGAAACGAAATGTTCGGATTCAGGCAACTTGCCCTTACCATCGTTCCCGATAG
- the LOC104786102 gene encoding LOW QUALITY PROTEIN: pyruvate dehydrogenase E1 component subunit beta-3, chloroplastic-like (The sequence of the model RefSeq protein was modified relative to this genomic sequence to represent the inferred CDS: deleted 2 bases in 1 codon), which produces MSAILQGAGAGAAAALSPFNSIDSNKVVAPSRSSLSVRCKRYIVAGSDDGTNQSFGSSSLVARRSQPLMIPNAVSTTKADTAASSTSSKSGHELLLFEALQEGLEEEMDRDPHVCVMGEDVGHYGGSYKVTKGLADKFGDLRVLDTPICENAFTGMGIGAAMTGLRPVIEGMNMGFLLLAFNQISNNCGMLHYTSGGQFTIPVVIRGPGGVGRQLGAEHSQRLESYFQSIPGIQMVACSTPYNAKGLMKAAIRSENPVILFEHVLLYNLKESIPDEEYICNLEEAEMVRPGEHITILTYSRMRYHVMQAAKTLVNKGYDPEVIDIRSLKPFDLHTIGNSVKKTHRVLIVEECMRTGGIGASLTAAINENFHDYLDAPVMCLSSQDVPTPYAGTLEEWTVVQPAQIVTAVEQLCQ; this is translated from the exons ATGTCTGCGATACTCCAAGGAGCTGGAGCTGGAGCTGCAGCGGCTCTTTCGCCGTTTAATTCTATCGATTCCAACAAAGTCGTAGCTCCTTCTCGCTCTTCTCTCTCAG tGAGGTGTAAGAGATACATTGTGGCTGGATCTGATGATGGGACTAATCAAAGCTTTGGTTCTTCTAGCCTCGTTGCTCGTCGTTCTCAGCCGTTGATGATACCAAATGCTGTTTCTACG ACGAAGGCGGACACTGCTGCCAGTTCCACCTCATCAAAGTCTGG ACATGAGCTATTGCTTTTCGAGGCTCTTCAAGAAGGTCTAGAAGAAGAGATGGACAGAGATCCACATGTATGTGTCATGGGTGAAGACGTAGGCCATTACGGAGGCTCATACAAAGTTACCAAAGGTCTAGCTGACAAGTTTGGCGATCTCAGGGTTCTGGACACTCCAATTTGTGAAAACGCCTTCACTGGTATGGGCATTGGAGCCGCCATGACAGGACTAAGACCTGTCATTGAAGGTATGAACATGGGGTTTCTACTCTTAGCCTTCAATCAAATCTCCAACAACTGTGGCATGCTTCAC TACACATCTGGTGGTCAATTCACTATCCCGGTTGTAATCCGTGGGCCTGGTGGTGTTGGCCGGCAGCTTGGAGCTGAGCATTCCCAGCGGCTCGAGTCTTACTTCCAGTCAATTCCTGGGATTCAGATGGTGGCTTGCTCAACACCTTACAACGCCAAAGGATTGATGAAAGCGGCGATAAGAAGCGAGAATCCTGTGATTCTGTTTGAACATGTTCTGCTCTATAACCTCAAAGAGAGTATCCCGGACGAAGAATACATCTGTAATCTAGAAGAAGCCGAAATGGTGAGACCCGGTGAACACATCACTATACTGACGTATTCCAGGATGAG GTACCATGTAATGCAGGCTGCAAAGACGCTGGTGAACAAAGGGTATGATCCAGAGGTTATCGACATTAGGTCGTTGAAGCCTTTTGATCTCCACACAATTGGAAACTCGGTGAAGAAGACGCACCGGGTTTTGATTGTGGAGGAATGTATGAGAACGGGAGGAATCGGAGCTAGCTTGACAGCTGCCATAAACGAGAACTTTCATGATTACTTGGATGCTCCAGTGATGTGTTTGTCTTCTCAAGATGTTCCAACGCCTTACGCTGGTACATTGGAGGAATGGACGGTTGTTCAACCAGCTCAAATCGTCACTGCCGTCGAACAACTCTGCcagtga
- the LOC109133069 gene encoding uncharacterized protein LOC109133069: MAAITTAVIAIAGIILGWITIELACKPCLESGREAIDRSLNPDYDPDDEDVVDTSSDIRAPLIPNTPSDNSDPDPSTAIKSV; encoded by the coding sequence ATGGCGGCGATAACAACTGCGGTGATCGCAATAGCCGGAATAATATTGGGATGGATAACGATAGAGTTAGCTTGTAAGCCTTGCCTGGAGTCAGGACGTGAAGCTATCGACAGATCTCTAAACCCGGATTACGATCCCGACGACGAAGACGTCGTCGACACAAGTTCCGATATTCGTGCTCCTCTCATCCCAAATACTCCTTCAGATAACTCCGATCCTGATCCCTCCACCGCGATCAAGTCAGTCTGA
- the LOC104786103 gene encoding uncharacterized protein LOC104786103, whose product MALSAAFKERLDQMEFTRNQRLDLLQAEKELQVNKSQILATKQQNIQSIERRCLMLEQKIASQNLKITVLRTNIEDLDSKYQNSIHQLRTLKSEVEELKELDEEREKYYKVKRLEMNEFMQNVEWFRSENRFQIENLRNRIRELKSTFEEIHEKNNYLQNTS is encoded by the exons ATGGCGCTTTCTGCAGCATTCAAGGAGAGACTCGATCAAATGGAGTTCACCAGAAACCAACGACTCGATCTTCTCCAG GCGGAGAAAGAGTTACAAGTGAACAAATCACAGATTTTAGCAACGAAGCAGCAAAATATACAATCCATAGAACGCAGATGTTTGATGTTAGAGCAAAAAATAGCTTCACAAAATCTCAAGATCACAGTTCTCAGAACTAACATTGAAGATCTCGATTCCAAATACCAGAACTCCATACATCAATTGAG GACACTGAAGAGCGAGGTTGAAGAGCTGAAAGAGTTAGATGAAGAGAGGGAGAAGTACTACAAGGTGAAGCGCTTAGAGATGAATGAGTTTATGCAAAACGTTGAGTGGTTTAGATCAGAGAACCGGTTTCAAATCGAGAACCTGAGAAACCGAATCAGAGAG CTTAAATCAACGTTTGAAGAAATTCATGAGAAGAACAATTATCTGCAGAATACAAGTTAA
- the LOC104786104 gene encoding rRNA-processing protein UTP23 homolog, translated as MRVKRQKKNRRTVRFFTVCFGFRQPFKVLCDGTFIHHLVANEITPADTVISDLLGGPVKLFTTRCVVAELEKLGKDFSESLEAAKMLSTATCEHEEAKAADECLSEVLGINNTEHFFLGTQDADFRKKLQQESIVPLVFGLRNILLIDQPSDFQRETAKDSEKRRLNMSDTEKRLLAKRTSKIVASNRPEGTIANEEWGMPRVISTRDPLGVKDRPQFKRNRAKGPNPLSCMKKKKDNNTERRQPKSKAESSSGAQKEKKEGESDAKKRTRKRSKKGKSGPESTE; from the exons atgagagtgaAAAGGCAGAAGAAAAACAGGAGAACGGTGAGATTCTTCACAGTATGTTTCGGATTCCGTCAGCCTTTCAAAGTCCTTTGCGACGGCACTTTCATCCACCATCTTGTTGCTAATGAGATCACCCCCGCCGACACTGTTATCTCCGATCTCCTCGGAGGTCCCGTCAAGCTCTTCACCACcag ATGTGTGGTTGCCGAGTTGGAGAAACTGGGTAAAGATTTTTCGGAATCCCTAGAAGCTGCTAAGATGCTCAGTACAGCTAC ATGTGAGCACGAGGAGGCAAAAGCAGCAGATGAGTGTTTGTCAGAAGTTTTAGGGATAAACAATACCGAGCATTTCTTTCTCGGAACTCAAGACGCTGATTTTAGGAAAAAGCTTCAGCAG GAGTCTATTGTTCCTCTTGTGTTTGGACTAAGGAACATACTGCTGATCGATCAACCTTCTGATTTCCAACGTGAGACTGCCAAAGACTCTGAAAAAAGGCGCTTAAATATGAGCGACACAGAAAAAAGATTGTTGGCCAAACGGACATCGAAAATCGTAGCTTCTAATAGACCAGAAGGAACAATTGCAAATGAAGAATGGGGGATGCCTCGAGTTATTTCTACAAGAGATCCACTTGGTGTGAAAGATAGACCTCAATTCAAAAGAAATAGAGCAAAG GGTCCAAATCCACTTTCATgcatgaaaaagaagaaggacaaCAATACAGAGAGACGTCAACCCAAATCTAAAGCCGAGTCTAGCTCTGGTGCACAAAAG GAAAAGAAAGAAGGCGAGAGTGATGCAAAAAAGAGGACAAGAAAACGAtcgaaaaaaggaaaatctgGTCCGGAGAGTACCGAGTGA
- the LOC104786105 gene encoding katanin p60 ATPase-containing subunit A-like 2 isoform X2, whose product MATDDEPSQTRWSFLFGRKKLPEGDSNKDLPQDGSSNSNNGQVSNDSSQVTNPAQEGNTGLANGNVVREKPKKSMFPPFESAETRTLAESLSRDIIRGNPNIKWESIKGLENAKKLLKEAVVMPIKYPTYFNGLLTPWKGILLFGPPGTGKTMLAKAVATECNTTFFNISASSVVSKWRGDSEKLIRVLFDLARHHAPSTIFLDEIDAIISQRGGEGRSEHEASRRLKTELLIQMDGLQKTNELVFVLAATNLPWELDAAMLRRLEKRILVPLPDPEARRGMFEMLLPSQPGDEPLPHDVLVEKSEGYSGSDIRILCKEAAMQPLRRTLAILEDREEIVPEEELPKIGPILPEDIDRALSNTRPSAHLHAHLYDKFNDDYGSQILK is encoded by the exons ATGGCGACTGATGACGAGCCTTCTCAAACTCGCTGGAGCTTTCTG TTTGGGAGGAAGAAGCTGCCCGAAGGAGATTCCAACAAGGACCTACCACAAGATGGATCATCAAACTCTAACAATGGTCAAGTGAGCAACGACTCTTCCCAAGTCACCAATCCAGCTCAG GAGGGTAACACAGGCTTGGCCAATGGCAATGTGGTTCGTGAGAAGCC TAAAAAGTCCATGTTTCCACCTTTTGAATCTGCTGAAACTCGTACCCTTGCAGAGAGTTTGAGTAG GGATATCATCCGAGGGAATCCAAATATCAAGTGGGAAAGCATCAAGGGTTTGGAGAATGCGAAAAAGTTGCTCAAAGAAGCTGTGGTTATGCCTATAAAATATCCCAC GTACTTTAATGGTCTACTAACTCCATGGAAAGGAATTCTTCTTTTTGGTCCACCTGGTACTGGAAAG ACTATGCTTGCAAAGGCTGTTGCTACAGAGTGCAATACAACATTCTTCAATATCTCAGCCTCATCTGTTGTTAGCAAATGGAGAG GTGATTCTGAGAAGTTGATAAGAGTTCTGTTCGATCTAGCTAGGCATCACGCACCTTCAACGATATTTCTTGATGAAATAGATGCAATCATAAGCCAACGTGGTGGTGAAGGCCGCAGTGAACATGAAGCAAGCAGGCGTCTCAAAACCGAGCTTCTCATTCAG ATGGATGGGTTACAGAAAACGAATGagcttgtgtttgttttagCAGCAACAAATCTCCCCTGGGAACTAGATGCAGCTATGCTCCGGCGTCTAGAGAAAAGa ATTCTAGTACCTTTACCGGATCCGGAAGCAAGAAGAGGAATGTTCGAGATGCTCTTGCCATCACAACCAGGCGATGAGCCATTGCCTCATGATGTGCTGGTTGAGAAATCTGAGGGTTACTCTGGTTCTGACATTCGAATACTTTGTAAGGAAGCTGCGATGCAACCATTGAGACGCACACTAGCTATCTTGGAAGACAGAGAAGAAATTGTGCCTGAAGAAG AGTTGCCAAAAATTGGACCAATCCTACCAGAAGATATTGATCGAGCTCTGAGCAACACTCGACCGTCTGCTCATCTGCACGCACATCTTTACGACAAGTTCAATGATGATTATGGTAGCCAAATTCTTAAGTAA
- the LOC104786105 gene encoding katanin p60 ATPase-containing subunit A-like 2 isoform X1 — MATDDEPSQTRWSFLEFKTFYDAKFGRKKLPEGDSNKDLPQDGSSNSNNGQVSNDSSQVTNPAQEGNTGLANGNVVREKPKKSMFPPFESAETRTLAESLSRDIIRGNPNIKWESIKGLENAKKLLKEAVVMPIKYPTYFNGLLTPWKGILLFGPPGTGKTMLAKAVATECNTTFFNISASSVVSKWRGDSEKLIRVLFDLARHHAPSTIFLDEIDAIISQRGGEGRSEHEASRRLKTELLIQMDGLQKTNELVFVLAATNLPWELDAAMLRRLEKRILVPLPDPEARRGMFEMLLPSQPGDEPLPHDVLVEKSEGYSGSDIRILCKEAAMQPLRRTLAILEDREEIVPEEELPKIGPILPEDIDRALSNTRPSAHLHAHLYDKFNDDYGSQILK; from the exons ATGGCGACTGATGACGAGCCTTCTCAAACTCGCTGGAGCTTTCTG GAATTTAAAACGTTTTATGATGCCAAGTTTGGGAGGAAGAAGCTGCCCGAAGGAGATTCCAACAAGGACCTACCACAAGATGGATCATCAAACTCTAACAATGGTCAAGTGAGCAACGACTCTTCCCAAGTCACCAATCCAGCTCAG GAGGGTAACACAGGCTTGGCCAATGGCAATGTGGTTCGTGAGAAGCC TAAAAAGTCCATGTTTCCACCTTTTGAATCTGCTGAAACTCGTACCCTTGCAGAGAGTTTGAGTAG GGATATCATCCGAGGGAATCCAAATATCAAGTGGGAAAGCATCAAGGGTTTGGAGAATGCGAAAAAGTTGCTCAAAGAAGCTGTGGTTATGCCTATAAAATATCCCAC GTACTTTAATGGTCTACTAACTCCATGGAAAGGAATTCTTCTTTTTGGTCCACCTGGTACTGGAAAG ACTATGCTTGCAAAGGCTGTTGCTACAGAGTGCAATACAACATTCTTCAATATCTCAGCCTCATCTGTTGTTAGCAAATGGAGAG GTGATTCTGAGAAGTTGATAAGAGTTCTGTTCGATCTAGCTAGGCATCACGCACCTTCAACGATATTTCTTGATGAAATAGATGCAATCATAAGCCAACGTGGTGGTGAAGGCCGCAGTGAACATGAAGCAAGCAGGCGTCTCAAAACCGAGCTTCTCATTCAG ATGGATGGGTTACAGAAAACGAATGagcttgtgtttgttttagCAGCAACAAATCTCCCCTGGGAACTAGATGCAGCTATGCTCCGGCGTCTAGAGAAAAGa ATTCTAGTACCTTTACCGGATCCGGAAGCAAGAAGAGGAATGTTCGAGATGCTCTTGCCATCACAACCAGGCGATGAGCCATTGCCTCATGATGTGCTGGTTGAGAAATCTGAGGGTTACTCTGGTTCTGACATTCGAATACTTTGTAAGGAAGCTGCGATGCAACCATTGAGACGCACACTAGCTATCTTGGAAGACAGAGAAGAAATTGTGCCTGAAGAAG AGTTGCCAAAAATTGGACCAATCCTACCAGAAGATATTGATCGAGCTCTGAGCAACACTCGACCGTCTGCTCATCTGCACGCACATCTTTACGACAAGTTCAATGATGATTATGGTAGCCAAATTCTTAAGTAA
- the LOC104788997 gene encoding gibberellin 2-beta-dioxygenase 3-like, translated as MVIMVQPANVYGNPKCKPSPVIIPVIDLTDSDAKTQIVKACEEFGFFKVINHGVRPELLTLLEQEASKFFALPLSLKEKAGPPDPFGYGSKRIGPNGDVGCIEYILLNANLTLMSHKTADVFRQTPPVFREMVEEYMKDMRGMTSKVLEMVEEELKIEPKEKLSKLVKVKESDSCLRMNHYPEKEETPTKEEIGFGEHTDPQLISLLRSNDTEGLHCRSSFEREDCTIVMPRPKSR; from the exons ATGGTAATTATGGTACAGCCAGCTAACGTGTATGGTAACCCAAAATGCAAACCGAGTCCGGTTATAATCCCTGTTATAGACTTAACCGACTCAGATGCCAAAACCCAAATCGTCAAGGCATGCGAGGAGTTCGGGTTCTTCAAAGTCATCAACCATGGTGTACGACCCGAACTTTTGACACTGTTGGAACAAGAAGCCAGCAAGTTCTTTGCtttgcctctctctctcaaagaaaAGGCTGGTCCGCCCGACCCGTTTGGTTACGGTAGTAAACGTATTGGACCCAATGGTGACGTCGGCTGTATTGAGTATATTCTCCTCAATGCTAATCTTACCCTTATGTCTCACAAAACCGCCGACGTTTTCCGGCAAACTCCTCCAGTTTTCAG AGAGATGGTGGAAGAGTATATGAAAGATATGAGGGGAATGACGAGTAAAGTTCTTGAGATGGTAGAGGAAGAGCTAAAGATAGAGCCGAAGGAGAAGCTGAGCAAGCTTGTTAAGGTGAAGGAAAGTGATTCGTGTCTGAGGATGAACCATTATCCGGAGAAGGAAGAGACTCCAACCAAGGAAGAGATTGGGTTCGGTGAGCACACGGATCCACAGTTGATATCACTGCTAAGATCTAACGACACAGAGGGTTTACATTGCAGGTCCTCCTTTGAGCGAGAAGATTGCACCATTGTCATGCCTCGTCCCAAATCAAGATGA
- the LOC104786106 gene encoding uncharacterized protein LOC104786106 — MASTFLLGHSQKLTLPFSNFFTSTHKPVLRSQTPYFGIPSNVGQSSRLFIRSPPITMAKSDSKTDNNHDDKKQLTPLKVAAGASLALACALSIFGFKIKNVSYSAAAAAHPSAADMIISGKPSSAVSAASDMNPLPAKFALRSLFEVSSMLASAKPIPSQRPFSLQKLPSLPSKEDIDFIKMEAVRKMKEGKCEEAVQLLRDANMRYKNEPEADFNVQMALVEILILLERYQEAAEYSCLNDDNAQISDVRIPLYKAIIYTMLDKDTEAKQCWKEFRKSIGEGFDPFSFEE; from the exons ATGGCTTCTACATTTCTTCTAGGCCATAGTCAGAAACTCACACTtcctttctctaattttttcacCTCCACACACAAACCAGTTCTCAGATCTCAAACCCCTTATTTTGGTATTCCTTCCAATGTCGGTCAAAGCAGCCGTTTGTTCATCAGATCACCACCAATCACGATGGCCAAATCAGACAGCAAAACTGATAATAATCACGATGATAAAAAGCAATTAACGCCACTAAAAGTGGCGGCGGGAGCATCCCTAGCACTTGCTTGCGCCTTAAGTATCTTCGGCTTTAAGATAAAGAATGTGAGCTACTCTGCCGCCGCAGCTGCGCATCCAAGCGCCGCCGACATGATCATATCCGGGAAGCCGAGCTCAGCCGTATCCGCTGCTTCCGATATGAATCCTTTGCCAGCTAAGTTCGCATTGCGGTCTCTCTTTGAAGTGAGCTCAATGCTTGCTTCGGCTAAACCCATTCCTTCTCAAAGACCATTCAGTCTCCAAAAGCTCCCTTCTTTGCCTTCAAAAGAAGATATTGATTTCATTAAG ATGGAGGCGGTACGGAAGATGAAGGAAGGAAAATGTGAGGAGGCGGTGCAGCTCCTTCGTGACGCAAACATGCGATACAAAAACGAGCCTGAGGCCGACTTCAACGTGCAGATGGCTCTTGTTGAGATTTTAATATTGCTg GAAAGGTATCAAGAAGCTGCTGAGTATAGTTGTCTAAATGACGACAATGCCCAGATTTCTGATGTACGAATCCCTCTTTATAAG GCAATTATATACACGATGCTAGACAAAGACACGGAAGCCAAGCAGTGTTGGAAAGAGTTCAGAAAATCTATTGGTGAAGGATTTGACCCTTTCAGCTTCGAAGAATGA
- the LOC104786107 gene encoding uncharacterized protein LOC104786107: MVNQSKNKLSMKTKYGAAVAPVFILAGAYVAWNYINRGLWRKKDDKSGRDISRKKIGKSVGEQKGDDKVKSFGKEASSARDKKSLSRSVSVGAIRGGKLALQRLLDLHSYRADTSSLANAEIEFEALLSEEHPDFGMLQRDIVKMEMSGKEAKGVEILKKALEKARKERKGHEAYEIEMLLVEMLIYLGNMDEAKRCKCLEDEVITDARRPLYQTIIHYLRGDPMKQVEETFNKFKEIQISLQWPGSSEECEIEQITFHEFKKVMESLKLEIEDGNKRRSTLIKDKTTEARPQ, translated from the exons ATGGTGAATCAGTCCAAGAACAAGTTGAGCATGAAGACCAAGTATGGAGCAGCAGTTGCACCTGTATTCATCCTTGCTGGTGCATACGTCGCTTGGAACTACATAAATCGTGGTTTatggagaaagaaagatgataaaAGTGGTCGAGATATTAGCAgaaaaaagattggtaaaagcGTTGGAGAACAAAAAGGAGATGATAAGGTGAAAAGCTTTGGTAAGGAGGCTTCTTCAGCAAGAGATAAGAAAAGTCTCTCAAGATCTGTTTCAGTGGGGGCTATTCGAGGAGGAAAATTAGCATTGCAGAGGTTACTTGATTTGCACTCATATCGAGCTGATACTTCTTCACTTGCCAATGCTGAGATTGAGTTTGAAGCATTACTTTCCGAGGAACATCCTGACTTTGGGATGCTTCAG AGAGACATTGTGAAGATGGAAATGAGTGGAAAAGAAGCAAAAGGAGTGGAGATATTAAAGAAAGCACTAGAGAAAGCAAGAAAGGAAAGGAAAGGTCATGAGGCTTATGAGATTGAGATGTTGCTTGTTGAGATGTTGATCTACTTG gGTAACATGGATGAGGCTAAAAGATGTAAGTGTCTAGAGGATGAAGTCATTACAGATGCAAGACGTCCTCTTTACCAG ACTATAATCCATTACCTTCGAGGTGATCCTATGAAGCAAGTCGAGGAGACATTCAACAAGTTCAAAGAGATTCAAATTAGTCTACAATGGCCTGGTAGCTCAGAAGAATGTGAGATTGAACAAATCACATTCCATGAGTTCAAGAAAGTGATGGAGTCTCTCAAGCTAGAAATCGAAGatggaaacaaaagaagatcGACGTTAATCAAAGATAAAACGACGGAAGCTAGACctcaataa
- the LOC109133070 gene encoding uncharacterized protein LOC109133070, translating to MANLRGVLLNVSSYCQRSFSQSHFASSGLLCRSVVNHPNNLGQIQGRLFTTTLMKSGPKHSGTEQGVKRNSADHRRRLLAARLELRRKLYKAFCKDPDLPSEMRDKNRYKLSKLPRNSAFARIRNRCVFTGRSRSVTELFRVSRIVFRGLASKGALMGIKKSSW from the coding sequence ATGGCGAATCTCCGAGGAGTCCTACTCAACGTATCTTCCTATTGCCAACGATCTTTCTCCCAATCGCATTTCGCATCTTCGGGGCTGTTATGCCGATCAGTGGTTAACCATCCGAACAATCTCGGTCAAATCCAAGGTAGACTCTTCACGACGACGCTTATGAAATCGGGACCGAAGCACAGCGGAACGGAGCAAGGAGTGAAGCGAAACAGTGCGGATCACAGACGTAGATTGCTAGCTGCTAGACTCGAACTGAGGAGAAAGCTATACAAGGCGTTTTGCAAAGATCCGGATCTTCCAAGCGAAATGAGAGACAAGAATCGTTATAAGCTATCGAAATTGCCAAGGAACAGTGCCTTTGCGCGAATCAGAAACCGTTGTGTGTTTACAGGTCGGTCTCGTTCTGTGACTGAGCTGTTTAGGGTTTCTCGAATCGTTTTCCGTGGATTAGCATCTAAAGGTGCTTTGATGGGAATTAAGAAATCTTCTTGGTAG